A region from the Rhizoctonia solani chromosome 13, complete sequence genome encodes:
- a CDS encoding PTCB-BRCT domain protein, whose protein sequence is MSMWYGNSYGSYHPSTNTDHRIGLRRGRATYSDILAATNDAVQVFEERGFRICAVGGLACKLENNIRTPNDSDLLVLDTTLSQEQLKQILINANSKFYLIPARDPLATYKVLWYKTTAGVRVKVDLLQPGIMSIPNFSPDLIQYKQYLMHRIPVAPFGLVLLLKLQAWEQHQQSPETRYYTKHHTDSQDINYLLPRATSIGVTCDYLPSEFRREARRRVREYIKSYPISKEHWDKIQLRTPAEMSRRASMSSRARLSRGNTNDTEASLDTLADSLSRVRSIKVDYDH, encoded by the exons ATGTCAATGTGGTACGGGAATTCATATGGCTCGTATCATCCTTCCACGAACACCGACCATCGAATCGGGTTACGTCGTGGAAGGGCAACCTACTCCGATATCTTGGCTGCTACCAATGACGCGGTGCAGGTCTTCGAGGAACGAGGGTTCCGTATTTGTGCTGTAGGAGGGCTGGCGTGTAAGCTTGAGAATAACATCCGAACCCCCAAC GATTCCGACTTACTAGTTCTTGATACCACGTTATCGCAAGAGCAACTTAAGCAGATTCTCATCAATGCTAATTCCAAGTTCTACTTGATACCTGCACGGGATCCTTTAGCTACGTACAAAGTGTTGTGGTATAAGACTACCGCAGGCGTTCGAGTCAAGGTCGACCTACTCCAGCCTGGCATCATGTCAATTCCAAACTTTTCGCCCGATCTTATCCAGTACAAACAATACCTGATGCATCGTATTCCTGTTGCTCCATTTGGGCTAGTGCTTTTATTGAAACTTCAAGCTTGGGAGCAACATCAACAATCACCAGAAACACGTTATTACACAAAACATCATACTGATTCTCAGGATATCAATTACCTTCTTCCACGAGCCACCTCTATAGGGGTTACCTGTGATTATCTACCCTCAGAATTTCGGCGAGAAGCACGCAGGCGGGTCCGCGAGTATATCAAGTCTTACCCAATCTCGAAGGAGCACTGGGACAAAATCCAGTTGAGAACTCCAGCTGAGATGAGTAGACGAGCGTCGATGTCGTCCCGCGCTCGCCTCTCTCGCGGAAATACAAACGATACGGAAGCCAGTCTTGATACCCTGGCGGATAGTCTCTCGCGCGTCCGGTCTATCAAAGTCGATTACGATCACTAG
- a CDS encoding cytochrome P450 family protein → MLTYSQIGLTFTALGSSLYLFYREKSSKRLPLPPSPGGSYPILGHALVLPTENEHIAYDKWCEQLDSNIISLTVLGKTIIVINSVEVAEELMDKRSETYSGRPYLRVVVDPELLDWEGGIIMLPYGPRWKKQRRIMHELLKPSANTNNFALFERETHGLLKRLLVNTENFEKEFRRTVAAEILSSVYGYTVKDSNDALVRDSATLVEKFTITAIPTNFLVNFIPWLKYVPEWFPGAQWKRNIIQWRQLKERVINNPYEWAKAQIASGFAAPSIVQTHLASVEGNSKANIPEEEENLKMVGVALFGAAADTSHASLMSFVLAMVQHPDVQARAQKEIDDVTKSERLPTMADRDSMPYIRSIVQEVLRWQPPLPLGVPRATSEDDEYRGYLIPKGSVVIANSWAMSRDESVYKSPDQFIPDRFMDPDVPTSPAFGFGRRSCPGNHYAEASLFILFASVLAVFDLGPKVNPATGQEEMPEGKVVVHALLSRILPFECTIKPRSSIHKELIEALQ, encoded by the exons ATGTTGACCTATTCTCAGATCGGGCTCACATTCACGGCACTTGGCTCGAGTCTATATCTGTTTTATCGAGAAAAGTCTTCTAAAAGACTACCTTTGCCCCCTTCTCCGGGGGGATCCTATCCTATACTGGGACACGCTCTTGTTTTACCAACTGAGAACGAGCATATTGCTTACGATAAATGGTGTGAGCAACTGGACA GTAATATCATCTCGTTGACCGTGCTTGGGAAAACTATTATTGTAATTAATtcggtggaggtggctgaAGAACTGATGGACAAACGATCGGAAACTTACTCGGGTCGACCTTATTTGCGCGTAGTTGTGGACCCAGAACT ACTCGACTGGGAAGGTGGCATTATCATGTTGCCCTATGGACCTCGTTGGAAGAAGCAGAGACGTATTATGCACGAGTTGCTAAAACCCTCTGCTAACACCAATAATTTCGCACTTTTCGAGAGAGAGACACATGGTCTACTAAAGCGGCTCCTTGTAAACACGGAGAACTTCGAAAAGGAATTTCGTAG AACTGTTGCGGCTGAGATACTTTCGTCTGTTTATGGCTATACGGTCAAAGACTCAAACGACGCTCTGGTCCGAGATAGTGCCACACTGGTCGAGAAGTTCACCATAACAGCCATCCCTACAA ACTTCCTCGTCAACTTCATCCCTTGGCTCAAGTATGTCCCTGAGTGGTTCCCAGGGGCTCAGTGGAAGCGCAACATCATCCAGTGGAGACAGCTCAAAGAGCGTGTCATAAACAATCCATATGAATGGGCAAAAGCGCAGATT GCCTCTGGTTTTGCGGCGCCTTCGATTGTGCAGACTCACTTGGCTTCGGTGGAGGGTAATTCAAAGGCAAACATtccagaggaagaggagaaCCTTAAGATGGTTGGCGTTGCTCTCTTTGGCG CCGCCGCCGATACC TCTCACGCATCTCTCATGAGCTTTGTGCTCGCCATGGTTCAGCACCCGGACGTCCAGGCTCGTGCCCAGAAAGAGATCGACGACGTCACCAAATCTGAGCGACTTCCCACCATGGCAGACAGAGACTCTATGCCGTACATCCGGTCGATTGTGCAGGAGGTCCTGCGCTGGCAGCCTCCACTTCCGCTGG GGGTACCCCGAGCTACCTCAGAAGACGACGAGTATCGTGGGTACTTGATCCCTAAAGGCTCTGTTGT AATCGCAAACTCATG GGCGATGAGCCGCGACGAGTCGGTCTACAAGTCCCCAGATCAGTTCATCCCAGACAGGTTTATGGACCCCGATGTCCCAACCTCACCTGCATTTGGCTTTGGTCGTCG GTCTTGTCCGGGCAACCACTACGCCGAGGCTTCTTTGTTCATCCTATTTGCGTCTGTGCTGGCAGTGTTCGATCTTGGACCGAAGGTGAACCCTGCGACTGGGCAAGAGGAGATGCCTGAGGGCAAGGTGGTGGTGCATGCGCTCCTGAG CCGAATCCTGCCTTTCGAATGCACGATCAAGCCCCGGTCAAGCATACATAAGGAACTGATTGAAGCTCTCCAATAG
- a CDS encoding spermine/spermidine synthase codes for MPPKASKRATPSSQNTPSKSNAGNSNTTSQATKTANDSTKASSGPKKSLLEMVQIVAKCILLALGLTLASISFQEVLHPLYGSIATSFHYRKLTLFSVMASLLLGMTGLGERGALIWQSSMGAHCDAAVYSGSSLVFIGIPALTLDDLSLGTVSNSPAVSPPVVAFQLWTLVGALEPVVFTQIHTRIRPTSILIHLSSAAAISCATSYISYLNHYTTVTPSAGTPRPPPATWRSYLPLVIPLILVQASKRTSPHVIPTEPWTSPGGSVRVLARTDSTTGVVVVAENLIDKFRYLRCDHSLLGGMWIAGSRSPLNTHGLGDSIYTAFVLQEAIRIVERPDSRKEQDRSLIIGLGVGVAAGALQSHGSSVTVVEIDPAVYNYAREYFGLPEPNGGVFLEDARGWVDRRARTVTDGHYTEPGNATQVLQGATSTREDLFDYIIHDCFSGGSVPTFLFSTGFFEGVKRLLKTDGVLAVNFAGKLGSDPAHAILNTLLSVFDSCRVFHDKVVYEPGKEPESGEHDDFLNMVYFCNNAPALKFRDPVEKDFLGSFLRQHILTTMDRREVTFDHIRGNATAPVGKPLPNVEGEARWVLKDGDQRLGEWQKATGLEHWKVMRHVMADEIWESY; via the exons ATGCCTCCCAAAGCATCCAAGCGAGCTACTCCAAGTAGCCAGAATACCCCTTCAAAGTCGAATGCTGGAAATTCGAACACTACTTCCCAGGCCACAAAGACTGCGAATGATTCAACGAAAGCCTCTTCTGGTCCCAAAAAGTCACTCCTGGAAATGGTGCAGATTGTCGCCAAGTGCATACTACTTGCACTTGGCCTCACGTTGGCTAGCATCTCATTCCAAGAGGTTTTACATCCTCTTTATGGATCTATAGCAACCTCCTTTCATTACCGGAAATTAACGCTATTCTCAGTCATGGCCTCTCTGCTCCTCGGTATGACTGGCCTGGGTGAAAGGGGCGCTTTG ATTTGGCAGTCCAGTATGGGGGCCCATTGTGACGCAGCTGTTTATAGCGGCTCCAGTCTGGTGTTTATCGGCATTCCTGCTCTCACGTTGGATG ACCTCTCTCTCGGCACAGTCTCCAACAGTCCGGCCGTTTctccaccagtagttgcatTCCAATTGTGGACATTAGTTGGAGCCCTGGAGCCAGTAGTATTTACCCAAATTCACACTCGTATACGCCCCACCTCGATTTTGATTCACCTAAGTTCTGCAGCCGCGATCTCGTGCGCGACTTCTTATATCTCGTATCTCAACCACTACACGACTGTTACTCCTTCGGCAGGAACACCCCGACCCCCTCCTGCTACATGGCGCTCATATCTTCCGCTCGTAATCCCACTGATATTGGTTCAAGCATCTAAAAGAACCTCCCCACATGTGATCCCAACAGAACCGTGGACATCCCCTGGCGGCAGCGTCCGAGTTCTGGCTCGTACAGATAGCACCACAGGTGTGGTCGTAGTTGCGGAAAACCTGATTGATAAATTTAGGTATTTACGATGCGACCACTCTTTGCTTGGCGGAATGTGGATTGCCGGTAGTCGTAGTCCCTTAAATACCCATGGCTTAGGAGATAGTATCTATACCGCGTTCGTTCTACAAGAAGCGATCAGGATAGTGGAACGCCCAGATAGTCGCAAAGAACAGGATCGTTCCTTGATCAT CGGTCTTGGAGTGGGAGTTGCTGCAGGCGCCCTCCAATCGCACGGCTCCTCCGTCACGGTAGTAGAAATTGATCCTGCGGTCTATAATTATGCCCGCGAATATTTTGGACTTCCCGAACCGAATGGTGGGGTTTTCCTAGAGGATGCACGAGGCTGGGTCGATAGGCGCGCAAGAACGGTCACTGATGGCCATTACACTGAACCCGGAAATGCAACGCAAGTCCTCCAAGGGGCGACCAGCACCCGAGAAGATTTGTTCGATTACATCATCCATGATTGTTTCTCCGGGGGAAGTGTGCCTACCTTCCTATTTTCCACTGGCTTTTTTGAGGGAGTCAAAAGACTCTTGAAGACAGATGGAGTTTTAGCAGTG AACTTTGCTGGGAAACTGGGCTCGGATCCTGCCCATGCTATTTTGAACACACTCCTGAGCGTATTTGATAGTTGCCGTGTGTTCCACGACAAAGTTGTCTATGAGCCCGGCAAGGAGCCTGAATCAGGAGAACATGACGACTTCTTAAATATG GTCTACTTCTGTAACAATGCCCCAGCACTTAAATTCAGAGACCCCGTAGAAAAAGATTTTCTGGGCTCCTTCTTGCGCCAGCACATTTTGACCACCATGGACCGACGTGAAGTTACCTTTGATCATATCCGTGGTAATGCAACCGCACCAGTTGGAAAGCCTTTGCCGAACGTTGAGGGTGAGGCGCGTTGGGTACTCAAGGACGGAGACCAACGTCTAGGAGAGTGGCAAAAGGCTACCGGATTAGAACACTGGAAAG TTATGCGCCATGTTATGGCGGACGAGATTTGGGAGTCTTATTGA
- a CDS encoding FMN-dependent alpha-hydroxy acid dehydrogenase, with translation MPEEMLTAEAVAKHNTVTVAGSLYTASHCAFPGHVYDVTEFLDDHPGGSKIILKYAGKDATEEYDPIHPPDAITTNLPKEKHLGKIDPRTITKVIKEMTPEEEARLKRVAQRPPLSECLNLHDFEAIARAVMPEKAWAYYSSAADDEITHRENHAAYQRIWFRPRVLRDVTKVDWSTTILGQKSSMPVYITATALGKLGHPEGELNLTRAAAKYGVIQMIPTLASCSFDEIRDTAAPDQVQFMQLYVNKDRAITKRIVQHAEKRGIKGLFITVDAPQLGRREKDMRQKFEDEGSEVQRGAAGIDRSQGAARAISSFIDPGLSWRDIDWFKSITKMPIVLKGVQCWEDAVLAAECGCAGIVLSNHGGRQLDTSRSGIEVLEEVVTALRERGLFPNPKFEIYVDGGVRRATDVLKAIAMGATAVGVGRPFIYAYSSYGQEGVEAALQILHDEFEMNLRLLGAPTIKDVVPAMVDTTSLKSHIVAVPQDSLYYTNYETLSGARLRETPAKL, from the exons ATGCCTGAGGAGATGCTTACTGCTGAGGCTGTGGCCAAACACAACACCGTGACAGTTGCTGGATCGTTGTACACG GCATCTCACTGTGCATTCCCAGGCCATGTCTATGATGTAACTGAATTTCTCGACGACCACCCTGGAGGAAGCAAAATCATTCTCAAATATGCGGGGAAAGATGCTAC TGAGGAATATGACCCCATTCATCCTCCTGATGCCATTACGACCAATTTACCCAAGGAAAAACA CTTGGGTAAAATTGACCCTAGAACGATCACCAAAGTCATTAAAGAAATGACTCCTGAAGAAGAAGCCCGCCTTAAGCGCGTAGCCCAACGACCTCCGTTGAGCGAGTGCCTAAATTTGCATGACTTCGAAGCTATTGCAAGAGCTGTGATGCCCGAGAAAGCATGGGCATACTACTCTTCAGCTGCAGATGATGAAATTACGCACCGAGAAAACCATGCTGCATATCAACGTATCTGGTTCCGCCCTCGTGTGTTGCGCGACGTGACCAAAGTCGATTGGTCTACAACAATTTTGGGACAAAAGTCCAGCATGCCTGTATATATT ACCGCAACAGCTTTGGGCAAACTTGGGCACCCCGAGGGGGAGCTAAACTTGACTCGTGCAGCTGCTAAATATGGTGTTATCCAGATG ATACCAACTCTTGCATCCTGTTCGTTTGATGAGATAAGAGATACTGCTGCGCCAGATCAAGTGCAATTCATGCAGCT GTATGTCAACAAAGATCGTGCGATTACGAAGCGAATCGTACAGCATGCAGAAAAACGAGGAATCAAAGGCCTATTTATCACAGTAGACGCTCCACAGCTCGGTCGCCGTGAGAAGGACATGCGTCAGAAATTCGAAGATGAAGGGAGCGAGGTGCAAAGGGGAGCTGCAGGGATAGATCGTAGCCAAGGTGCGGCGAGAGCAATTAGC TCATTCATAGATCCTGGGCTGTCATGGAGGGATATCGACTGGTTCAAGAGTATTACTAAAA TGCCTATCGTCCTCAAGGGAGTTCAGTGTTGGGAGGATGCGGTGCTCGCTGCCGAATGTGGTTGTGCTGGGATAGTACTATCCAATCATGGCGGTCGTCAGCTCGATACATCGCGCTCTGGTATTGAAGTTCTCGAAGAAGTGGTTACCGCTCTGCGCGAACGTGGCCTGTTCCCGAACCCCAAGTTTGAGATTTATGTAGATGGCGGTGTTCGCAGGGCAACTGACGTATTGAAGGCGATTGCGATGGGCGCCACTGCGGTTGGTGTTGGGCGACCGTTCATTTATGCGTACTCCTCTTATGGACAAGAAGGGGTGGAGGCAGCTCTCCAGATACTTCAT GACGAGTTCGAGATGAACCTGCGTTTACTCGGCGCACCAACTATTAAGGATGTTGTGCCGGCAATGGTCGATACGACATCACTAAAGAGCCATATTGTTGCAGTGCCTCAAGACTCCCTTTATTATACCAACT ATGAAACTTTGTCTGGTGCACGTCTGAGGGAAACTCCCGCCAAATTATAG
- a CDS encoding inner membrane protein, 60 kDa, with protein sequence MTVHSSPDMDELSAHSAEDQHTPPPVEPTPAYTPRPTAVEQTLVRGPPTAAELTSVLSYNAKRFSVSFGGQPATRSAAQGPEYSRGSKVRGTVRLGEKYLDRIGSVELKIIGTIKLSIHDSGSPIPHFSTIPFWPLPQTYVDTWGHPPTRRTRPLPPTYELTIVDVPGLTARVRYEAIVVVRWKWKGLVGRKESLSTPFTYVPYAPHPHHTHTSVISTLKSCPGEWASYTERVPTRSPDIGEIMSSLVLPTPPLHPLSQAIPFHFQLSAECPPPTRRGRRLSISSGTSKLSASKPSAAAANTNTNTTTNAGPGPSKQPNIPIALLAEPAVLRLQIQRQISVDVRGARALRVICGGVGRMERVVLGSRRSGCEVVYEGQVSGPGGNSNISSGSGSSGSSPGSNGAPPAYTSLRRTNSLRSVLSAGTTGGATSIMGPLPPGVERVKDYEGGKDWFAIAWEGSVTPEKDVLQDSVAVALWGSSKPTTPAPTQPSPDTTTPEPVESVAGIDAPVSPPIEVTQAEPNIISPDVTSSTLDALSSSPAAHQLGDFAANGFGGAWPSGWVQTALEFLHVQTGLPWWASIFLLTAIVRTSLLPLNLKLVGNASRLARVQPQLAVLTDQIKRARDAGDSAALQHAGFRAQKLLESAGANPFKGLLGPLVQMPVALSFFFGIRNVCNAGLPTLKEGGIGWFTDLTVADPTWALPILSSASMLILLETSAIDAQAGAAGHTRNFFRVLSLITIPIVSYLPAGVLVYFVANGVFMLIQNALVKVPSIRKRYNIVDKPAPPPGAKVTTAPTFTDSLRALRDGVKDAARKAREQQEAEARARARANPGKRN encoded by the exons ATGACAGTTCATTCGTCCCCGGATATGGACGAATTGAGTGCGCATTCCGCAGAGGACCAACATACACCCCCACCCGTCGAGCCAACCCCAGCATACACCCCTCGTCCAACAGCAGTCGAGCAGACGCTCGTCCGTGGTCCTCCAACTGCTGCAGAACTCACTTCAGTTCTCTCGTACAATGCAAAGCGCTTCTCCGTCTCCTTTGGCGGACAACCGGCTACACGATCCGCCGCTCAAGGCCCCGAATATTCCAGAGGGTCCAAGGTACGGGGCACAGTAAGGCTTGGCGAAAAGTACCTCGACAGAATAGGCAGCGTGGAACTCAAG ATCATTGGAACCATTAAACTCTCCATACATGACTCGGGCTCACCAATACCACATTTCTCGACCATACCATTC TGGCCGTTGCCCCAGACCTATGTCGATACGTGGGGCCACCCGCCCACTCGACGCACACGGCCACTCCCTCCGACGTACGAGTTAACAATCGTCGACGTTCCGGGGTTGACAGCCCGGGTACGGTACGAGGCTATAGTCGTCGTGCGCTGGAAATGGAAGGGACTTGTGGGGCGCAAGGAGAG CCTCTCGACCCCGTTCACATACGTACCCTATGCGCCACACCCGCACCACACACATACGTCCGTTATTTCCACTCTAAAGTCATGCCCTGGAGAGTGGGCTAGTTACACCGAACGAGTACCCACCCGGAGTCCGGACATCGGAGAGATTATGAGTTCT CTGGTCCTTCCTACTCCGCCCCTCCATCCGCTTTCTCAAGCTATTCCGTTTCACTTTCAACTAAGCGCTGAATGTCCGCCTCCGACTCGTCGTGGGCGTCGTCTGTCCATCAGCTCTGGGACCTCGAAACTCTCAGCTTCCAAGCCCagtgctgctgctgccaaCACCAACACCAATACTACCACCAACGCCGGGCCGGGCCCCTCAAAACAACCCAACATACCAATCGCTTTGCTTGCGGAACCAGCTGTCCTCCGACTCCAAATCCAACGACAAATCAGCGTCGATGTGCGAGGAGCAAGAGCGTTGAGGGTTATTTGCGGTGGTGTAGGAAGGATGGAGCGCGTTGTTCTGGGCTCGAGGAGGAGCGGGTGCGAAGTTGTTTACGAGGGACAGGTCTCAGGTCCGGGTGGTAATAGCAATATCAGCAGTGGTAGTGGTAGCAGCGGTAGTTCGCCGGGATCGAACGGGGCTCCACCGGCTTATACGTCCCTCCGTCGAACCAACTCGTTGCGCTCGGTCTTGAGCGCGGGCACGACGGGCGGAGCAACGAGCATCATGGGCCCACTTCCTCCGGGTGTAGAACGGGTCAAGGACTACGAAGGAGGCAAAGATTGGTTCGCGATCGCTTGGGAAGGGAGCGTTACCCCTGAGAAGGACGTGCTTCAA GACTCTGTCGCTGTGGCCTTATGGGGATCGTCTAAGCCAACTACCCCAGCTCCAACGCAACCATCGCCTGACACAACAACGCCCGAGCCAGTAGAAAGTGTGGCTGGGATCGACGCTCCTGTCTCACCGCCCATCGAAGTCACGCAAGCCGAGCCAAACATAATTTCGCCCGATGTCACCTCGAGCACCCTCGATGCCCTCTCATCTTCTCCAGCAGCGCACCAACTGGGCGACTTTGCGGCCAACGGGTTTGGAGGAGCCTGGCCGTCCGGATGGGTCCAAACCGCACTCGAGTTTCTTCACGTTCAAACCGGCCTACCTTGGTGGGCTTCGATCTTCCTTCTCACAGCCATCGTTCGCACGTCTTTGCTCCCGCTCAACCTGAAGCTCGTAGGCAACGCCAGCAGACTTGCCCGTGTTCAGCCCCAGCTCGCGGTCTTGACCGATCAAATAAAGCGAGCGCGGGATGCGGGTGATTCCGCAGCTTTGCAGCACGCTGGGTTCAGAGCTCAAAAGTTGCTCGAGTCGGCGGGTGCGAATCCGTTCAAGGGGCTGTTGGGTCCGTTGGTCCAGATGCCTGTTGCCCTGTCGTTCTTTTTTGGGATTCGGAACGTGTGTAATGCGGGGTTGCCTACGCTCAAGGAAGGTGGGATTGGCTGGTTCACCGATTTGACGGTTGCGGATCCGACGTGGGCGCTTCCCATACTGAGTTCGGCGTCGATGTTGATTTTGCTCGAG ACATCCGCTATAGATGCACAGGCGGGTGCGGCTGGCCATACTCGTAACTTTTTCCGAGTTCTTTCTCTGATTACCATTCCGATTGTTTCCTATCTCCCTGCG GGCGTACTTGTTTattttgttgccaatggtgTATTCATGCTTATCCAAAACGCATTGGTCAAGGTTCCATCAATTCGCAAGAGGTACAACATCGTGGACAAGCCTGCGCCTCCTCCCGGAGCCAAAGTTACGACAGCACCCACGTTCACCGATAGTCTGCGTGCCCTTCGAGATGGGGTCAAGGATGCTGCCAGGAAGGCGCGGGAGCAGCAGGAGGCAGAGGCTCGCGCCCGAGCTCGGGCGAACCCGGGAAAACGCAATTGA
- a CDS encoding APC/C activator protein CDC20 (cell division control protein 20): MPPTNLFFSRIQSAPVPDDENDPFPPPPHTPIDGGSTPHIPSALHFGHVRTQSNLSSTAYTDIPEHTDNESESSMTSISTPPSALANPNSNASPAKLEPPNTLDSDEENEIDVALGPSASTCFPTNALRPSLSAPSIGIQSVHSASPVRSASGPSFGHGFTFGGRLAMGSVKGKGRVLDSFDMLDASPSSVKPKASSIWSTGTGSGGSTGTPERSPRKREHGDRFIPQRDDWDNTHLSTTYNLSSDPRPPTPRRTPIETDAHKEQQNRTFSTALASEMFPHAPFMPSSSPGSVSGIGIKRRRSPSPAPSTPSRQRILGFSTPGSTPGSVVSDLGLLDASHPAYSPYAVRRRTHAMLTGPQTTIRTISKTPYKVLDAPELKDDFYLNLVDWKSSKVVKLCDLGNVNPVTSVNWVQKGSTVAIGTQNGEILIYDATTLQKQRTLTGHASRVGALAWSNYTLSSGSRDRTILNFDVRLPPASATVSKLAGHRQEICGLKWSCPSDEFVRDPVMLASGGNDNKLFVWDMRHPTPLWKFHEHIAAVKAIAWSPHQSGLLASGGGTADKKIRFWNTSVGVGISEMDTGSQVCNLTWSKTSNELVSTHGYSSTQPQNQVCIWKYPSLSLVATLSGHVHRVLYLAMNPTGDTIVTGAGDETLRFWNAFPKRGEVERRAREGEGALDEGGKIR, encoded by the exons ATGCCACCGACGAATCTTTTCTTCTCGCGCATTCAGTCTGCACCTGTTCCCGACGACGAGAACGATCCCTTCCCACCACCGCCCCATACTCCCATCGATGGCGGGAGCACACCCCATATCCCCAGCGCCCTCCATTTCGGGCATGTACGGACCCAGAGCAACCTCTCCTCCACTGCGTACACAGACATCCCCGAACACACCGACAACGAATCAGAGTCGAGCATGACCTCCATCTCAACCCCGCCCTCTGCGCTCGCCAACCCCAACTCCAACGCCAGCCCTGCGAAGCTCGAGCCCCCGAACACCCTCGACAGCGACGAGGAGAATGAGATCGATGTTGCCCTCGGTCCCTCGGCAAGCACTTGTTTCCCGACTAATGCGCTCAGACCCAGTTTGAGTGCCCCCTCGATTGGCATCCAGTCTGTTCATTCCGCCTCGCCTGTGCGTTCCGCGTCGGGCCCTTCCTTTGGCCACGGCTTCACGTTTGGTGGTCGTCTGGCGATGGGCAGCGTCAAGGGCAAAGGACGGGTGCTCGACAGCTTTGATATGCTCGATGCCAGCCCCAGCAGCGTCAAACCCAAAGCATCCAGTATATGGTCTACCGGGACGGGCAGCGGAGGGAGCACAGGCACACCCGAACGGAGTCCACGCAAACGAGAACACGGCGACCGGTTCATCCCCCAACGAGATGACTGGGACAACACACATCTCTCCACAACCTACAATCTCTCATCCGACCCCCGACCTCCCACCCCGAGACGAACCCCCATCGAGACTGATGCTCACAAGGAGCAGCAGAATCGCACGTTTAGCACGGCCTTGGCGAGCGAGATGTTCCCTCATGCGCCGTTTATGCCTTCCAGCTCTCCGGGCTCGGTATCTGGTATTGGCATCAAGCGGCGGAGGAGTCCTAGTCCGGCCCCTTCCACTCCTTCAAGGCAGCGTATACTCGGGTTTTCCACCCCGGGGTCTACCCCGGGTAGCGTGGTTTCCGATTTGGGACTGCTCGACGCATCTCACCCCGCTTATTCGCCGTATGCAGTGCGAAGGCGAACCCACGCGATGCTTACAGGCCCGCAAACGACCATCCGCACCATATCCAAAACTCCATACAAGGTTCTCGACGCCCCCGAGCTCAAAGACGACTTTTATCTCAATCTTGTCGATTGGA AGAGCAGTAAAGTTGTCAAGCTTTGCGATCTCGGAAATGTGAATCCGGTGACGAGCGTTAATTGGGTTCAGAAA GGCTCAACAGTAGCCATCGGCACCCAAAACGGAGAAATCCTCATCTACGACGCAACCACCCTTCAAAAACAACGCACCCTGACCGGGCACGCATCGCGCGTGGGAGCACTCGCATGGTCCAACTACACCCTCTCTTCCGGCTCGCGAGACCGCACCATTCTCAATTTCGACGTCCGGCTCCCGCCCGCTTCGGCGACGGTGAGCAAACTCGCCGGACACCGACAGGAAATCTGTGGTCTGAAATGGTCGTGTCCCTCGGACGAATTCGTTCGTGATCCCGTGATGCTTGCGAGCGGAGGCAACGACAACAAACTATTTGTCTGGGACATGCGCCACCCGACTCCGCTTTGGAAGTTTCACGAGCATATAGCGGCTGTCAAGGCTATCGCATGGTCGCCGCACCAGAGTGGGCTGCTGGCTTCGGGTGGAGGCACGGCGGACAAGAAGATTAGGTTTTGGAATACGAGTGTAGGCGTTGGGATCAGTGAGATGGATACCGGATCGCAG GTGTGTAACCTCACATGGTCCAAAACGTCCAACGAACTCGTGAGCACACACGGCTACTCGTCGACTCAGCCACAAAACCAAGTCTGCATCTGGAAATACCCGTCCCTGTCGCTCGTGGCGACCTTGTCCGGACACGTTCATCGAGTACTCTACCTCGCAATGAACCCGACAGGGGACACGATCGTCACTGGCGCAGGGGACGAAACACTCCGATTCTGGAACGCGTTCCCGAAACGAGGTGAAGTTGAGCGAAGGGCGagagaaggagaaggagcATTGGACGAGGGCGGAAAGATTCGATAG